Within the Plasmodium relictum strain SGS1 genome assembly, chromosome: 12 genome, the region AGATATATCAGGTTCAAATTGTGAGTATAacgaaaaaatgaaaaaaatattcaaagaTAACAATGTAAATTATATAACGAGAAATCTGCCGTTAGGTGATACTATTTGGTTGTGTAGGAGAGCAGTTTATATTGATAATTCAtcagaaaagaaaaaaacaagaaaaaagagaaaaaaacaagaaaaaGATAGAAATGAGGAAGATTATGTGaacattttaaataaaaatgatgatcTAGTGGTTGATAAGGAGGaagaaaacataaaatatgaagaatatgttttaaaatgGATAATTGAAAGAAAAACAATAAATGATTTAAGTGCTAGTATAATAGATGGTAGATATGAAGAGCAAAAATATCGTTTAATGAGATCAAATGAAATGTatcatataatatatttaatagaaaattgtaataactcttataaaaattatatgaactCTTCAAAAATTTCATATGAAACATTAAATAATGCACAATATAGTACGCAACTAGTAAGTGGTTTTTCTATACTAAATAGCCAAAATATGAAacatactttatttttattaagtgAAATTCATTTTcaaattgtaaaaaatataaaaagatttTGTGAAATtcaagaaaatgaagaaattcaCAATAGTGAGAAATTATcaatgtatttaaaaaataattcatgcCTATGGGAAAAATGGAATAATGAAtcaaaaaaatcaaaaaataacattgTCAAGGAAGTATTTGGAAAACAATTAAGATTAATTAATATGTGTGGATCGGATGCTACAGAACTTATTTTGTCCTTATGGCCAACTCCTTTTAAGTTAAATCAAGCACTTCATAAATATACTCATAACGGAATATTAgctgaaaaaattaaaagaatttatataaaaaattacgaAATtaaagggaaaaaaaaaattaaatcacCAATAGATACACAAGtaatttgttatatttttatatcaatATAGAAATGTTTACTTGAAGATTAACCTCAATctgtatatattatttattcaaGTTTTATgtacatacatatatatttacactttttttaaataaatatatatatatacatgacatttttttttttttttttcagttgATAGCACAACTAAGACTATTATATGCCCCTGATTCAATATAATGTTCttaacatattttaaattttacttaaaaaattttaaaataaaataataaataatattataattaaattatattgactcattttataatattgttTCATGTAATctctttttgttttgttaGATGAATGAATTTTCCTTAAATAACTTTATGATATGTTCATTCAAAAATTTTAGAGAATAATACCATTCCTTacaaacattttttttttattgtaattgttcatattttatttaactattattatatatattttttttaaattattttatttttttttttttttatattaatttttattataaacatTGCTAAGTATAActacttataaaaatatattgtctataagaatttatttttagttgaaattttaaaagaaaatatatcataagatttaaaaaaggaaaaaaaaaaacaaatatttataattaggTTTGTTAAAAAAACAGATCTATTGAACactataaaagaaaaaagtaataaatgcttaataaaaacaaaattaaaaaatgtaacgtattttatatgaatatcTGTATATATAGCAAttcttattaaaataatatcaatATATGTAACTGTAAGAAAAActtcaaaaaaatacaagtaattataatttaatatcaaaaaaagcaaaagtataattttttataaaaacatataaaaaattatttatgacTATATATCATTACACaggaaaaacaaaaaaaaatgtatgtaCTTATATTTCCTATATatgatatttattaaaaaaaaattaaaaaaataattggcTTTAATggtatatatattcaataaTCAATAacatttttctaaaatatatttttaataaaatagaacAAGTTTTATTTCCATTACGATGAAAAAAGGGATTTTAATACatcataatttattttattaggCAAATTTTTATCAGATTTTTCAAGAGCTTTTAAAACGGAATCCCCAGTTGATTGAGTTTCTGAAATATCTTccactttcttttttttatttctaattttttttttttcattattattttcttcatgatttctttttttctgcCTTTTTAATTGTTTACAAATATGtggtaaataatttttcatcatGTCATCCCatattaacatttttatttccttttccttttcagttaaaatcatattttctatttcgCTATCATATATATCACTCAAAGTTTCATCATTTTGGTTAATGGAAGCATCTGAATTTCCGTCAAATGTAGTATTTTGATCATTAATAGAATTTAAATtactttcaaaaaaataattaaaatctGTTGAAATATTAgcattattcatattttttttattatttctatttttattttcaatattacATTCTAAAAAACTATATTCTTCTACTTCATTTatgatattatttaattcagaAGTTACAGTTTCTTTTAAAGTAGTACAATAACTACTatctattatttctttttctttatttaaatgattttgttgtaaaataatttttttatcatcagTAGAGctattattttcaataatatTACTAAGATTTATGCATGCAGTTTCGTTATAACAATTGCTCGTTGTAGAtaaattactattattataatttttaggAATAGTTTTAGTGATATTGTTATtactatcattattattactaatatAACTGACGTTATCATTAATActaatatcattattaatgATTGTGttcattttttcattattttttatttcttcattaattAACGAATTTTTTTCGTCATTTATTTTAGCTTTATTTAATTCGTTGAGGTTATCTGAAAAGTTAGATGCAGAAACACATGATTCCATGTCtgataatttatttacactaCACATAGAAGTAGTAGATTTCATAGAGAAATTATCCATAAAAATTTctccttttttctttttaagtTCACAATTTTCCAAATCTGTAGTACGGTCTATTTTTTCATCACGATTTATTAAGAAATTATTGTTTGCATTTTTTAGTATGTTTGGATTATTCTCTATATTGATagtattaattatttttaaagccAAATTGTCTATATCATTTCCTTTAGGATTTTCATTGCAAATTTCCTCTAAATTTATTCCatcattactattattattttttttttctttctcatTTTCCTCGTTTTTTTCCTTGTCATCATTTACAATACTGTTAGTTGAATATTCAGTATGATTAttatatgataatttttcaatatGAAACAAACTATTGTCATTAGAAGTGTTATCATCATTTATACcactatttatattaaaattattttcatcattactTTTTTGAGAAAAAATATCATCACTAAAAATTTCTCCATCACATATTGACTTTTTACTTCTATTTTCTTGTTCTTCGCTATCACATAATGATAaggttttatttttttcaataaaattatttttcaatttttttttattgtcatAAATAACACATGGAGGAATGCTATTTGATGGAATATCCGTTATAGAAATTTTATCAAATTCAGAAGCTTTAATTTTAGCAGTATTTGTGTTTTTAAATTCTGACAATCTTTTAATTATAGTTGGATTAGAAATCCTGACAATATCAGCAATTGTATTAGAATTAATTGATATTCCATGTATTCTAGTAGAAATTAAAAGAGCTGCACCACATAGTCCAGTAGGTCTTCTTCCTGTACTAATCCAATCTCTAGTCATAGCTTGAATAAGCTTGATTCCTGTATATGTAACTTTATAAAtgtcattttttaaattaagttTATGAGCAAATCTTTCCAAAAATAGAGAAGGATCAATATTTGGAACATTGATATGCAATAATCTTAATAGTTTTAAAAACGTTTTTCCTAAAGGTTTTACAGGTGTTTGTAAAATATCACTAAAATCAATTAACATTACTGGAGACTTTTCTCTCCTACAAATAGTGTATAAGCAAGAAGCAGCAACATAAGAATTATTTCTTCCCATAGTAAAATTTCTCTGTAATGCCATTAAATAAATTCTTTGAGCTGCTTCTATATGTTGACTTGATAAATGTAAATGATCAGCgattttttgaatatttatatatcctTTCTGTAAAGATATTTCTCTACTTTCTCTTATTCCccatgataatataaatgatttattCCCACTTGATGGAATAAATTGACCAacctattaaaaataataataaaagttaaaatgtactctttaaaaaaaattttttctttctatttctttttaataccATTGAGATTCCTCCATTATTATTCTCAACAAATTCTAACGATTctacaattttattttcttctaaaaCTGTTCCACATCTCAAACAAATAACTTCTCCTCGTCCTTCATTAGTTTCTATATCAGAGCTTAAACAACTTTTACATACTTGCTGATTCactataatttatatatatatatataataaaaaataaaaatgtgttataattaatgaataaacataaaataagtatttagataaattttaaattgtattctcttttctttttcatatatattaaaatcaCTACTTGCATTGACAAATTCATATACAgttaatttttgtaaaaaaaaaaattatcctGAGATGGCAATTTCAGTATGTTTTTAGTTCcatttaaattatgtttAAGTCTccacaaaaaataaaaattataaaataaaaacaacgttaataaaaaattaaaattgaaaaattttaaataatcaaacaaaatataatatgcatatacatataatagaataattaaatataataaatatatttttaaaatatattattactttATATATTGAATTATGAGATTaatgaataataatgatgataaattttatttttattttatatatatgtatttgaatttcaattaaaaaaaaataaaaaatcaagTAATATACTAAATAATACTATTTtcatgtttttaattttatattgataaaatttaaatataaaaatcaaAAGCAAAGAAaacatttattaaattttttttttttttttgtttgaaaaatctatatttatgttaactattaaataaataaaaaattttaatgatttataaaaataaaaaatataaatatataatttttataagaaatttaaagtacttaaaatttttatatttctttattttattctttttttttatttcaaaaaaaagaacataaaaaaatgaaaaataatataatttataatagaagaaaaaattaatagtttattacataaaaaatgaaaaaagtgtttatcttaatattttatttttaaatataaaaaaaaagtattcctctttaaattataaaaatttttacaaattcaatgaatttttaacataatatttaaaataagatgaaatattttttgtattaaatatctttttgctcatttgatataaataatatagcttaatataattgtttaaaaaaaaaattggtatttataataatattcgaaggataataatagaaaattttaaggATTATCTTCTATATTaccaaaaaaataatttaacaaAATAGTAGTACGTTAAACCAAAAAGttcattatcatttaataatgaataattttaaaattaaaaaaggtaGAAATTTATTAACAGCACAATAATTCTAAATACAATTTgctttctttaattttttaactacaaaaaatatatgaagaataacgttaattttttttttttttatttaatattactaTTCAGAAATAtgtgaaatattaaaaaatgaataaatagttataatctacatataattttcttttatagtAATACAttacttttaattatatgaatatatgaTTGATAATTTGGAATTTATAAAACTTTACTAATCAATTATATTgacattttatatttaaaagaataaaacaatttaaaaatatatatatatatatatatatatatatatatatatatattttgttttatatttcaaaactttatttaatttataatttaaagaaataagattttttcttttagatAGCTCAATATACAATAAAtgatttttcttaattttatatttcaattttttctaaatttataGCACAATGTAGTGATtctctataaaaaaaaaaaaaaatgagaaataTTAAGTTACATAAGCATATTTtctgttattatttttactctataatttatcttcttttataatTCCCTTTGTAAAAACATACATAATCATAACATTTCACTACGAAATATAAAAGGAAATGTTTTtctataatataatttatataaaaagagaattttaTAACTACGGAAAACTAAGTAGACTAGTGTTTTACTAAACATTAAAACTCTTTCCttaaaaatgtttatttttttttttttttttttggttatCGTTAAGACTAATACAGAACATATGccactttaaaaaaaaaaaaaaggaaaaaatatgaaaagattttaataaattatattttttaaaatttaatcaTATGCAGccacataaaaataaaaaaaaataaaatctctcataattataatacattttttttttttaaatattttttattataaaggCGAATATTCTCACATttcgtatatatatatacaggtatacacataatatatatataatttactaaaaataagaaaatatttattttttatttcataaaaataaaaaaaaagaaaagaatgtattattaaacaaaacaaatataaaaatatatgtgtctatatatataaatagatattttatctttaatatttataataatatctaatgttattaataaaaaagaaaaaaggaataaatttttttataaacctAAAAACAcattagtaaaaaaaaaaaatcagagTTCCTATTTTGCTACACCTTAT harbors:
- a CDS encoding transcription factor IIIb subunit, putative, whose amino-acid sequence is MVGQFIPSSGNKSFILSWGIRESREISLQKGYINIQKIADHLHLSSQHIEAAQRIYLMALQRNFTMGRNNSYVAASCLYTICRREKSPVMLIDFSDILQTPVKPLGKTFLKLLRLLHINVPNIDPSLFLERFAHKLNLKNDIYKVTYTGIKLIQAMTRDWISTGRRPTGLCGAALLISTRIHGISINSNTIADIVRISNPTIIKRLSEFKNTNTAKIKASEFDKISITDIPSNSIPPCVIYDNKKKLKNNFIEKNKTLSLCDSEEQENRSKKSICDGEIFSDDIFSQKSNDENNFNINSGINDDNTSNDNSLFHIEKLSYNNHTEYSTNSIVNDDKEKNEENEKEKKNNNSNDGINLEEICNENPKGNDIDNLALKIINTINIENNPNILKNANNNFLINRDEKIDRTTDLENCELKKKKGEIFMDNFSMKSTTSMCSVNKLSDMESCVSASNFSDNLNELNKAKINDEKNSLINEEIKNNEKMNTIINNDISINDNVSYISNNNDSNNNITKTIPKNYNNSNLSTTSNCYNETACINLSNIIENNSSTDDKKIILQQNHLNKEKEIIDSSYCTTLKETVTSELNNIINEVEEYSFLECNIENKNRNNKKNMNNANISTDFNYFFESNLNSINDQNTTFDGNSDASINQNDETLSDIYDSEIENMILTEKEKEIKMLIWDDMMKNYLPHICKQLKRQKKRNHEENNNEKKKIRNKKKKVEDISETQSTGDSVLKALEKSDKNLPNKINYDVLKSLFSS